A single region of the Halobacterium wangiae genome encodes:
- a CDS encoding NTP transferase domain-containing protein, producing MCGGRGTRLDAGVEKPLFDVGGRPMVDRVRDALDASRVDTTYAVVSPHAPATRDHVAADLPVVETPGEGYVADLSSALERVETPVLTVAADLPLLEGDVVDAVLDHADGSTSVRVPRALKEALGASCNGDAAWVPTGLNVVGDDEDSVYRSYDARLAVNVNRRADAELAERLLAAWEVSDGP from the coding sequence ATGTGCGGCGGGCGGGGCACCCGCCTCGACGCCGGCGTCGAGAAGCCGCTGTTCGACGTCGGCGGCCGGCCGATGGTCGACCGGGTGCGCGACGCGCTCGACGCGAGCCGCGTCGACACCACCTACGCTGTCGTCTCCCCGCACGCGCCCGCGACCCGGGACCACGTCGCCGCCGACCTGCCGGTCGTCGAGACGCCCGGCGAGGGCTACGTCGCGGACCTCTCCAGCGCGCTCGAACGCGTCGAGACGCCGGTGCTCACCGTCGCAGCGGACCTCCCGCTGCTGGAGGGCGACGTGGTGGACGCGGTTCTGGACCACGCCGACGGGTCGACGAGCGTCCGCGTCCCCCGGGCGCTGAAGGAGGCCCTCGGCGCGAGTTGTAACGGCGACGCCGCGTGGGTACCGACCGGGCTAAACGTCGTCGGCGACGACGAGGACAGCGTGTACCGGAGCTACGACGCTCGCCTCGCGGTCAACGTGAACCGGCGTGCGGACGCCGAACTCGCCGAGCGACTGCTCGCCGCGTGGGAGGTGAGCGATGGACCCTGA